The Narcine bancroftii isolate sNarBan1 chromosome 6, sNarBan1.hap1, whole genome shotgun sequence genome window below encodes:
- the bloc1s2 gene encoding biogenesis of lysosome-related organelles complex 1 subunit 2, producing MAEVDSRPLSDAVLGPALAVGAAGSTLGDEGEQDVAGAAGRRTDDFGVETAEEATEPSEPDINELCKDMFTKMSVYLQGELTATCEDYKLLENMNKLTGLKYLEMKEIAVNINRNLKDLNQKYASLQPYLDQIGQIEEQVAALEQAAYKLDAYSKKLEAKFKKLEKR from the exons ATGGCGGAGGTGGATTCGCGGCCGCTTAGTGACGCCGTCCTCGGCCCAGCCCTTGCAGTCGGCGCTGCGGGGAGCACACTCGGCGATGAGGGGGAGCAGGACGTGGCGGGGGCTGCAGGCAGGAGGACCG ATGATTTTGGAGTGGAAACAGCAGAAGAAGCTACCGAACCATCAGAACCAGATATCAATGAGCTCTGTAAGGACATGTTTACCAAAATGTCTGTCTATCTTCAAGGAGAGCTAACAG CGACATGTGAAGATTACAAACTATTGGAGAACATGAACAAACTGACTGGTCTTAAGTACCTGGAGATGAAGGAGATTGCTGTTAATATCAACCGCAACCTCAAAGATTTAAATCAAAAAT ATGCTAGTCTACAACCCTATCTTGATCAGATTGGTCAGATTGAGGAACAAGTTGCGGCGCTGGAACAAGCAGCATACAAATTGGACGCATACTCCAAGAAACTAG